In Paenibacillus sonchi, a single genomic region encodes these proteins:
- a CDS encoding DUF4097 family beta strand repeat-containing protein, whose protein sequence is MTKYIRRTWLILIPAAFVMLILAGCGDKAVEKTASFEGSKVQQIEVKTDGQSIQVSRSKDSDVKLRMKTEGELPAVLKAGVLTVSAEPASGFIHLKNKTLYLELPEQSYESIRLATASGNITFEDGQAQTILLDADSGNITVTGFAGEIDAATQSGTIHSEVQASAEIQKDGGGQSLKGKVGAESAETSTLSVHSASGNITLEN, encoded by the coding sequence ATGACAAAATATATCCGCCGTACATGGCTTATCCTCATCCCGGCAGCGTTCGTTATGCTTATACTTGCGGGCTGCGGGGACAAGGCCGTAGAGAAAACAGCTTCGTTTGAGGGATCAAAGGTGCAGCAGATTGAGGTGAAAACGGACGGACAATCCATTCAGGTGAGCCGTTCCAAAGATTCGGATGTGAAGCTCCGTATGAAGACGGAAGGTGAGCTGCCGGCGGTGCTGAAGGCGGGTGTGCTTACTGTCAGTGCTGAACCGGCGTCCGGCTTCATCCATCTGAAGAATAAGACCCTGTATCTGGAGCTGCCGGAACAAAGCTACGAGTCCATCCGTCTGGCTACAGCCTCCGGGAATATTACCTTTGAGGACGGCCAGGCGCAGACAATCCTGCTGGACGCCGACTCAGGCAACATCACCGTCACCGGCTTTGCGGGAGAGATCGATGCAGCCACACAATCGGGCACCATTCACTCGGAGGTCCAGGCGTCGGCAGAGATACAGAAGGACGGTGGCGGCCAGAGTCTGAAGGGGAAGGTGGGTGCAGAGAGTGCGGAGACTTCCACACTGAGTGTGCATTCAGCTTCAGGTAATATCACTTTGGAGAATTAG
- a CDS encoding response regulator transcription factor, producing the protein MLNDHTNAEKILLVDDEKGILTLLEITLKKERYHNISSCTTGEQALFFVKNHTYDLILLDVMLGDANGFELCREIRKHTDTPIFFITSCASDFDKLTGLGIGGDDYITKPFNPLEVIARIKALFRRQSLTQASTNGNPEGAGNKEYNYGRFILRPADASLIVNGESVECTAKELELLSFFCRNPNRIYTTSQIYELVWGSPGYGDEKTVTIHISKIRKKLDDNPKAPELIINLRGIGYKFVPPVKEA; encoded by the coding sequence TTGCTGAACGACCATACGAACGCCGAGAAAATTTTGCTGGTTGACGATGAGAAGGGAATTTTGACTTTGCTGGAGATTACGTTGAAGAAAGAGCGCTACCACAATATCTCCAGCTGTACGACCGGGGAACAAGCGTTATTTTTCGTAAAAAATCATACCTATGACCTGATCCTGCTGGATGTGATGCTTGGGGATGCCAACGGCTTTGAGCTGTGCCGTGAGATCCGCAAGCATACGGATACGCCTATATTTTTTATTACGTCATGCGCAAGCGATTTCGATAAATTGACCGGGCTCGGGATTGGCGGGGACGATTATATCACGAAGCCTTTTAATCCGCTTGAGGTCATTGCCCGGATCAAAGCCTTGTTCAGAAGGCAGAGCCTCACCCAAGCCTCGACTAACGGAAATCCGGAAGGTGCAGGGAACAAAGAATATAATTATGGGCGTTTTATTCTAAGGCCTGCGGATGCCTCATTGATCGTGAATGGGGAGAGTGTGGAATGTACGGCCAAGGAATTGGAGCTGCTGAGCTTCTTTTGCCGGAATCCGAACCGGATCTATACAACTTCGCAAATCTATGAACTGGTGTGGGGCAGCCCGGGGTATGGCGACGAGAAAACGGTCACCATCCATATTTCAAAAATCAGAAAAAAGCTGGACGACAATCCGAAAGCGCCTGAGCTGATCATTAACCTGAGAGGGATCGGTTATAAATTTGTGCCGCCGGTCAAGGAAGCCTGA
- a CDS encoding ABC transporter ATP-binding protein, whose amino-acid sequence MELQIEQVSKSYGAKHALSGITLKLKPGVTGLLGPNGAGKSTLMRMLATIEKPTQGRITWNGVDIAGQPQVLRKELGYLPQDFGVYPNLTPLEFLEYIAAMKGMSARSARTRINELLEILNLSNDRKRLLGGFSGGMRQRVGIAQSLLNDPSLLIVDEPTVGLDPGERIGFRNLLSSLSGDRIIILSTHIVTDIESIPTIALMAKGRLVKYAAPENLIQTVEQKVWNCILPAASLPEMQAKYTVSSAIQRSDGIHTRIVSDLRPSANATLLPASLEDAYLYTVSSLGVQP is encoded by the coding sequence ATGGAATTGCAAATTGAACAGGTATCGAAAAGCTATGGTGCAAAGCATGCCCTCAGCGGCATCACCTTGAAGCTCAAACCAGGGGTGACCGGTCTGCTCGGCCCCAATGGTGCCGGGAAATCCACGCTGATGCGGATGCTCGCGACTATAGAGAAGCCAACGCAAGGAAGGATTACATGGAATGGCGTGGATATTGCCGGGCAACCGCAGGTTTTGCGGAAGGAGCTGGGGTATTTGCCGCAGGACTTCGGTGTGTATCCGAATCTGACTCCGCTTGAATTCCTGGAATATATAGCGGCGATGAAAGGAATGTCCGCCCGGTCCGCGCGGACCCGGATCAATGAGCTGCTGGAAATTTTAAATCTCTCGAATGACCGGAAGCGGCTGCTCGGCGGATTCTCGGGCGGCATGAGACAGCGGGTGGGCATTGCCCAATCCCTGCTTAATGATCCGTCGCTGCTTATTGTCGACGAACCCACGGTCGGGCTGGACCCCGGAGAAAGAATCGGTTTCCGCAATTTATTATCCAGCTTGTCCGGGGACAGAATCATTATTTTATCAACACATATCGTGACCGATATTGAATCCATCCCCACCATCGCGCTGATGGCGAAGGGCCGGCTGGTCAAGTATGCGGCACCGGAGAACCTGATCCAGACTGTGGAGCAGAAGGTCTGGAACTGCATCCTGCCTGCCGCCTCACTGCCGGAAATGCAGGCTAAATACACGGTCAGCAGCGCTATTCAGCGCAGCGACGGCATCCACACCCGGATCGTTTCCGACCTGCGTCCCAGTGCAAATGCCACTCTGCTGCCCGCTTCACTGGAGGATGCGTACCTGTATACAGTGTCCTCGTTAGGAGTCCAGCCATGA